In Methanocaldococcus sp. FS406-22, the genomic stretch ATAAGAAGTTGTGAGAATTTGATAAAATTAATCAAATTGGAGGATGAGTATAAACCAAAAACAACAATAACTGTAAAGGAACTTAAAAAAATGCAAGAAGAAGCTAATGAAGTTGATATAGAGAATATTATTGGATATCTGGTTGATATAAAAAAGAGGTTATCTCAAAATCACATCTATATATCAGATAGGAGATTTAAAAAGTCAGTTAAAGCAATTAAGTGCTTTGCCTATCTGAATGGCAGAAAAGAGGCTGAGATTGAAGATTTAGAGATATTGAGGCATATATTCTGGGATGATGTAGATGATATATTGATTGTTTCGAAGGTAATATTCGATATAACCAACAAATATGCTGAACAGGTTTTAGATAAGGTAGAAATCATTAAAAATCTCAAAAATGAACTTAAATACATAGACATTAAGAAAATTGGAGAGTGTAAGAAAGATTATAACAAGTTAATTGAAATTCTCTGTAAGATGGCATATATAAGATTGGAGCTAAAGAAGATTAGGAATGAGGCATTAATAAACAAAAGAAAAACTGACTTTATTGATGAGGTAATTAAAGAGACAGATGAATTTAATAATTATGTTGAAGGGATTTTAAATGAATTGTGAAGAGTATAGAAAGAAATTAAAGTTAAATTACGGAAATAGGGAGAAATTAAAAGTTTTGAAGGAGTTATATCAAATGGAAGTTGATGAGATAACTAAGTTAAATATATTGGATGATGTTTTTGAGTTATTGACATCAACAAAGGAAAGAGGGTTTGAGGATATAATATCTACACACTATACATCTGACTCAAAGAATAAAGCCATTATATACTATTGCATAAAAATTATAGAAAAGGTTGGTGTTAAATATCCAAATTTAGTTTATATTTATATTCCCTATTTGATAAAACTCTTAGACAGTGAGTTTGAGTGCATTAGATTTGCAAGTGCTGAAGCTTTAGCAAATATTCCTTCAAAACTAACAATCTATGCCTATCCAAAACTTATAAGGAGATTGGATAATGAGGTTTATGCCAAAGTGTTGGTTAAGTTAATTATGAAATCAGACAATAAAGAGGCAATTTTATTAAAACTCTTTGAAAACTTCAATGAATATTCCCTTTGTGTAATAAAAGAGCTTTATAAATACGATAAAAAATTAGTTTATGAATTCATCCCATTAATTTTAAGAGATTTTGGAGATAGGGGCTTAATTATGATGCGAGAGATAAAGGCTGATTTATAAAGGCATTTTCTTCAATTCTAAATTGTTGGGCATAGCTAACCAACTTAGGGATGGATTTCATTAAATTCTCTACTATACTTACTGATATAAACTCTGGGATGTTATTATAATCTTTTTCAGTATTTATCTCTCCTTCAATGTTTGCTTCAAAGGAAAATTCACCATAGGCTTTGATATTGCATACGAAGTTGAATTTTTTTGTATCTAATTTTTTATACTCTATGTTCCAATCAACATTTAACTCTACCGTCTTATTCTTAGGTATTTTTATTGGGGGCTTTATAGATATACTTAAGAGACTAACTTCCATACTCTCACCGTGTAATACTTTTATACAAAATAGTATATATATTTTATGATTTATTTTGAATTCAGTATTATGGTGAAAGAATGATTAAGTATGATAAGTATGATAAGATGGTTTGGGAGAGATGTAAGGATAAAATTGCCTTCTATTTAAGTGAAAGAGAGACAGAGATGGTATTTTACCTCTTCTTTAAATATGAAATTGAGATTTTGGAAGAAAACGATTTAATTAAAAAGATTATTAGAGACAGGAGATTTAAAAACATAAAATCAATAACTACCTTAGATGAAAACTATTCATTAATAGCCACTGAATTTTTTTGTGAGAAGCTTAAGGAGTTAAAGGAAAAGAGCAGAGAAGAAGATATAAGTGAATTGTTGGATGAGCTTGAAAGCTACATGGAAAATATAACATCATCTTTTGGTTCTTATGGTTCTGGTGAGGGATATAAAAGCTACACAGACCCAAAGAGAAAGTTAGAGCTGACTGAAAAGCTATTAAAAAACAGTAAACTTAAAGAATTTATGAAAGTTTTAGGAAAGTTTAAAAGAATGGCTATAAAGAAGTATAGAACAAAGATTAAACACTTCTCTGGAGAGAAATATTCGATAAACTTAGGAAATAATCTGGTGAATTTGCTATCATCAGAGTACAAAAACTTTGCTGAAGAGATACTTTTTGTTGATTTATTGAGGAGATACAATGAAAATAAGCTTTTAAACTATAAGATATTGGAAAATGATGAGAACTGTGGAGATTTTGTTGTTTGTTTAGATTTAAGTGGTTCAATGAGAGGGAATAAAGAGGTTTGGGCTAAGGCAATAGCTCTCTGCCTAATGGATATCTCTTTAAAAAGAAATAAGAGATACATAGCAATATTATTTGATGATGGAGTTAGAGATATAAGAGTTTATGAGAAAAAGGTATCTTTTGATGAGATTTTGGAATTTGCCTCTATATTTTATGGTGGAGGAACAAACTTTGAAAAACCTTTGAGAGAGGCATTAAAGTTTAATGGAGATATTGTTTTTATAACAGATGGGGAGTGTGAAATTCCAATTGAATTTTTAGAGAAGATTAAAGAGGAAAAACAGAGAAGAAAAATAAAGATTTACTCTATCTGCATAAATACAAAACCAACACTTAGCTTAAAACAAATATCTGATATGGCAGTGACAATTTATGAGCTGACATCTAAAACAGCAGAAAAGATTTTTGATATATTAATTTAGTCCCTACTCGTAGCTTTTAACCTATTTTCATTTAACAATAAATCTAAGGCATCGTTTATATCCTTAACAACTATATCAGAGCTTAATATTGTTTTGCTCCAGGCTCCTTCATCTCCAATAACGCAGATGCCTAAATCAGCATTTTTTAATAATAGCTCATCATTATTTCCATTCCCTATAGCAATAATTTTTTTATCTGGGTTTAGTTTTTTTAACTCTTCTAAAATTTTTAACTTGGCTATCTTCTCACTGCCATATTTTTCTCTATCTACCTTCATACCTTTAACGTTTAAGTTTTTGGCAATATCGTTTAAAGTTCCAAAGGTATCTGCAGATAAGATATAAATCTCTGCCTTTTCCTTTAAAATAGCTAATCTCTCTTTAACTCCCTCTTTTATCTTCCCATCAGCTGCTATTGTTCCATTTAAATCTAAGAGAATAATCATAGTATCAGCCCAGCTTGTTTTTATTTGGATTAAAAAAAGAGATATAAAAATGTAGCTAATAGAATTTTTAATAGCTTAAGGGTTTTTATAAGCTCCTTCTCTTCTACTTACCTTTCTGATAACTACTGTCTTATCATCCCATAAAACGACATACTGAACCCTAAATTTTCCAATTCTAACTCTATAGACGTCATCACTACCTTTTAATCTTTTAATATCAAATTTTTCTTTAGGAATTGGATTTGTTTTTAGTGTTTCTATTAATTCCTTAAATTTTTCTAAATTTGATTTTGGTAAATCTTTTAAATCTTTTAATACTCTCTTGTGTATTTCAACGTTAAATTTCATAACAATCCCAATTCTTTCAAAGCCTCTTCTGCTGACACAGTCTCTTTTTTATCTAAAGATTTTTTAACATCTTCTATAATTTCCTCATAATCTTCCTCAAACTCCTCTTCTGGAATAGTTAATGCCTTCAATTTTAGTAACTTTATCTCCAATCTTTCAATCCTTTCAGAAAGGTCGTCTCTTAGTTTTTTTAGTTCATTTAGTTCAGTTTCCAATTGTGCTATTTCTTTATTTATGTTAAGCATAACACTTCACCAAAAATATCTTTTTTAGTAATAATATAAAAATTTATCTTTAATCCCTTGTTATCATCGTCCCAATGCCCTCCTCTGTAAATATCTCCAACAGTAAAGCATGAGGAATCTTCCCATTTATTATATGAACGCTTTTAACTCCATGCTCCAATGCATATAAAGCACTCTCTGCCTTTGGAATCATTCCTCCTTTTATTCTGCCGTCCTCTATCATCTCCTTTAATTCAGAGGCAGTTAATTTTCTATGCAATGTTTCTGGATTGTTTATATCATCCATAATTCCATCAACATCTGTTATTAAAATAAGCTTCTCTGCCTTTAAAGCTCCAGCTATGTCTCCAGCAACGGTATCGGCATTTAAGTTATAAGCCTCTCCCTTCTCATCCAAACCAATTGGTGAAACAACTGGGATATAGCCGTTATTTATCAAAATCTCCAATAATTCAGTATTAACCTCCACTGTCTCTCCAACTCTACCTAAATCAACTTCTATTTCCTCTCCTTTTTCAGTTTTTATCTTTTTTAATTTTTTCTTGGCTAAGATTATTCTTCCAGATTTTCCAGATAATCCAACCGCCTTTCCTCCAAACTTTGATAACTTAGAGACGATATCCCCATTAATTTTTCCAGCTAAAACCATTTCAACAATATCTAAGGTTTCTTCATCAGTAACTCTTAACCCATGGACAAATTCTGGCTTTTTGCCCATCTTTTCCATTGCTTTATTAATCTCTGGCCCTCCACCATGGACAACAACTGGGTTTATACCAACATATTTTAATAAAACAACATCTTGGGCAGTCCAATTCTTTGCCTTCTCGTCAATCATCGCATGCCCACCATACTTTATAACAAAAATCTTCCCATAAAATTTCTGTATAAATGGAAGAGCCTCCATTAAAATCTCTGCCTTCTCAATCATCTCTATCATACTCATCCCTATAAACTTTTTAAGTTTAAGAGTGGATAAAAGAATTATTTAAAATTTATCAAACAATAACTTTAAATAATAGAAGTCGTAAGTAAGGTAATTAATAAAAATTAAGATTTTAGATAAAACGAGATTTTTGGTGATTGGTGAGATAAGATGCCGAATTATCATGTGACTTTACAGGCAGCATATATTGTGAGAAATGTAGATGATGTAGAAGATGCTATAAGCGTCACTATATCCCAAATAGGGAAGATGTTGAATAAAGAAGGATTAAACTATGTAGATATAGACATTGGGCTAACTATCTGTCCAAAATGTGGAGAGTTAGTGGATTGCGTATTGGTTGTAGCAAGAACAGCTTTGGTTGGTGTTTTGCTGTCTATGAAGGTATTCAATGCTGAAAGCCCAGAGCATGCTATAAGAATAGCTAAAGCAACAATTGGAAAGGTTTTAAAAAATATCCCATTAGAGCCAGTTGATGTTGTAGAGTTAGAAAAGTAAATTAAATTATAATAAATCAAAAAATACTAAAAATTTGTTTTATTATTTTATCCTTTTTTAAATCCCAATCCAAAACCGATAAGAAAGGAAGTTCCAAAAGATAACGAATGGACGAGTCCAACAATCTTATCTCCAAAAACTAATAAGGAATTTTCAAGATTTCCAAGCAATGCTGAAAATGCCTCTTTATTTATTGTAATTACCCCTATTTTAGCCAAGTATAGGAGGGATAATATATAAATCCCTATTAAGAATGCCACTATCTTTATTGCCTTTTTTGCAGCCCATCCAACGACAAATCCAATAACAAATCCACTACCAATATCTGGAAGAAACTGTGAGAAATCCAAAATAATCACCCTACCTTATCTTAGCTTAAATTTCTTTAGTCTTTAGTATATAAAAGTTTCTAAGTGATAAATATGAAGACATATATAGGAAAGATACATCTAAAGTGGTGCAAAAATTGTAATATCCCATTATTGGGAAGAGTTTGTGAAGTTTGTGGTTCAAAAGCTGTTGATGTAAAGCTAACTCCACCTGGAGACCCAAGATTAGGGTTTAAGTATGACATAGATTTTATGAACGACATCTTAGAGGAAGAGTTTGGAGCTAAAAATGTTTTAAATGGGAAAATTATATTGCTAAATAAAATTCCGGGCAATGAGGAGGCTTATGAAGTTATAGTTGATGGAGAGGTTAAATATTTGTTATATTTTGATGAAGATAGAGAGAGATGGAAAATTAAGCTAAAGTTAAATGGGGCAAGGGATTTGATAGAAAAAGGAGCTTATAAAAAAATAATTAAAATAAAGGATGATGTTGTAGAGGTTTTAAAAAATAAAAAAGGTTCTATCTTAAGACCTGGAATTATAGAATTTACAGATGATATTGAGGAGAGAGATGATGTTATAATCGTTGATGAGAGTGGAAGAGTTGTAGGGGTTGGTTTGGCTGTTGTAAGCTCCAAAGATATAAAAAATATGGAGAAAGGAAAAGTCGTTAAGGTTAGATTCTTTATTAAGGACGATAAAGATGATTATAAAGCTGGAAAAGTTTATGATAGCTTAGAAGA encodes the following:
- a CDS encoding HAD family hydrolase codes for the protein MIILLDLNGTIAADGKIKEGVKERLAILKEKAEIYILSADTFGTLNDIAKNLNVKGMKVDREKYGSEKIAKLKILEELKKLNPDKKIIAIGNGNNDELLLKNADLGICVIGDEGAWSKTILSSDIVVKDINDALDLLLNENRLKATSRD
- a CDS encoding DUF555 domain-containing protein, translating into MPNYHVTLQAAYIVRNVDDVEDAISVTISQIGKMLNKEGLNYVDIDIGLTICPKCGELVDCVLVVARTALVGVLLSMKVFNAESPEHAIRIAKATIGKVLKNIPLEPVDVVELEK
- a CDS encoding FUN14 domain-containing protein; this translates as MIILDFSQFLPDIGSGFVIGFVVGWAAKKAIKIVAFLIGIYILSLLYLAKIGVITINKEAFSALLGNLENSLLVFGDKIVGLVHSLSFGTSFLIGFGLGFKKG
- a CDS encoding type II toxin-antitoxin system RelE/ParE family toxin, which encodes MKFNVEIHKRVLKDLKDLPKSNLEKFKELIETLKTNPIPKEKFDIKRLKGSDDVYRVRIGKFRVQYVVLWDDKTVVIRKVSRREGAYKNP
- a CDS encoding AAA family ATPase yields the protein MHKLEKIREELNSYFLERREEIDIALTSILANEHTVFLGNPGVAKSQLIRAIASHINANYFEKLITRFTTEDELFGPLSIKELKDNDRFVRKTSGYLPTAEIAFLDEVFKANSSILNALLSIINERIYHNGDRIEKVPLISLFGASNELPEENELLAFYDRFLFRKVVKGIRSCENLIKLIKLEDEYKPKTTITVKELKKMQEEANEVDIENIIGYLVDIKKRLSQNHIYISDRRFKKSVKAIKCFAYLNGRKEAEIEDLEILRHIFWDDVDDILIVSKVIFDITNKYAEQVLDKVEIIKNLKNELKYIDIKKIGECKKDYNKLIEILCKMAYIRLELKKIRNEALINKRKTDFIDEVIKETDEFNNYVEGILNEL
- a CDS encoding HEAT repeat domain-containing protein — encoded protein: MNCEEYRKKLKLNYGNREKLKVLKELYQMEVDEITKLNILDDVFELLTSTKERGFEDIISTHYTSDSKNKAIIYYCIKIIEKVGVKYPNLVYIYIPYLIKLLDSEFECIRFASAEALANIPSKLTIYAYPKLIRRLDNEVYAKVLVKLIMKSDNKEAILLKLFENFNEYSLCVIKELYKYDKKLVYEFIPLILRDFGDRGLIMMREIKADL
- a CDS encoding antitoxin, yielding MLNINKEIAQLETELNELKKLRDDLSERIERLEIKLLKLKALTIPEEEFEEDYEEIIEDVKKSLDKKETVSAEEALKELGLL
- the argB gene encoding acetylglutamate kinase — its product is MIEMIEKAEILMEALPFIQKFYGKIFVIKYGGHAMIDEKAKNWTAQDVVLLKYVGINPVVVHGGGPEINKAMEKMGKKPEFVHGLRVTDEETLDIVEMVLAGKINGDIVSKLSKFGGKAVGLSGKSGRIILAKKKLKKIKTEKGEEIEVDLGRVGETVEVNTELLEILINNGYIPVVSPIGLDEKGEAYNLNADTVAGDIAGALKAEKLILITDVDGIMDDINNPETLHRKLTASELKEMIEDGRIKGGMIPKAESALYALEHGVKSVHIINGKIPHALLLEIFTEEGIGTMITRD